A stretch of Lathyrus oleraceus cultivar Zhongwan6 chromosome 6, CAAS_Psat_ZW6_1.0, whole genome shotgun sequence DNA encodes these proteins:
- the LOC127092798 gene encoding NDR1/HIN1-like protein 3: MSNQLNGAYYGPSIPPPQPHRRHRNDSSCGFCSCLCGCFRGCCGCIFNCILSIICKILTTILIIAVILGFLFWLIVRPNVVNFTVTDASLTRFNFTNNNTLHYDLAVNITIRNPNRRIGIYYDNVETLAFYKDVMFGNQTLGGFFQHHKSTNFLNPVFKGEQVIPLSSDQVSEFDKEKESGVYGIDVKVLLNVRFKLGLFKSGKAKPKVRCDLQVPLKSGNGSSLSNVFQPTECDWDYRWKLFH; this comes from the coding sequence ATGTCAAATCAACTCAACGGCGCTTACTACGGCCCTTCCATCCCGCCGCCGCAACCCCACCGTCGCCACCGCAACGACAGCAGCTGCGGCTTCTGCAGCTGCCTCTGCGGCTGCTTCCGCGGCTGTTGCGGCTGCATCTTCAACTGCATCTTAAGCATAATCTGCAAAATCCTAACCACAATCCTCATCATCGCCGTAATCCTCGGCTTCCTCTTCTGGCTCATCGTCCGTCCTAATGTCGTCAACTTCACCGTCACCGATGCATCCCTTACTCGATTCAATTTCACCAACAACAACACACTTCACTACGATCTCGCCGTCAACATCACCATCCGAAACCCTAATCGGAGAATCGGTATCTATTACGATAACGTCGAAACGCTTGCGTTTTATAAGGATGTTATGTTTGGGAATCAAACACTAGGAGGATTCTTTCAGCATCATAAGAGTACGAATTTCTTGAATCCTGTTTTCAAAGGGGAACAAGTGATTCCGTTGAGTTCAGATCAGGTTTCGGAGTTTGATAAAGAGAAGGAAAGTGGAGTTTATGGAATTGATGTGAAGGTTTTGCTTAATGTGAGATTCAAATTAGGTTTGTTTAAATCAGGGAAAGCAAAACCTAAGGTTCGTTGTGATTTGCAGGTTCCTCTGAAATCAGGGAATGGAAGTTCTTTGAGTAATGTGTTTCAACCTACTGAATGTGATTGGGATTATAGATGGAAATTGTTCCATTAG